A genomic stretch from Setaria italica strain Yugu1 unplaced genomic scaffold, Setaria_italica_v2.0 scaffold_27, whole genome shotgun sequence includes:
- the LOC101774489 gene encoding uncharacterized protein LOC101774489: MDRVAGGGGRRSRRGSRGFGRSGPSAPVEGWTSATGSGMPTPAQDRDFDGGEQGRRGGRGSERPTSVEPSSGGAAAGRASAAGRQSQRGGTMVWRPRRPQSPAQSGSAEGDADAAVSATSPAVPAALDNEDILGEILLRLPPGPSSVPRAGAVCKRWRRLVADPGFLHRFREHHRKAPLLGVLSHNRGKIGFTPVLDPPERIPAAGRFSLRLPRGSRVYGCRHGRVLVVTGKPFSFLVWDPVTGDQCPVPLPSASGGNKYMIDGTVICASGDQGHVHGACHSSPFQVIFLGRCGDEIIVWVYSSETGTWGDAISIMWLSPFDPDDFACCNTLVGNSIYWLFNESSMTILEFDLDTQRLATLEVPPEVIDLDTSVRDECQFLLMPTEDGELGFLILEGFNARIWKRKAKSDGDTGWVLRNTIKLHLPLKRWAHGYPSEIIGFAEDCNVVFIATGGGVVFMVHLESAQFKKLPQKLGYRTCYPFTSFCAAGLALVCSSVPPAMSEEDLLTHIEVIKDQELNLMVEDR; the protein is encoded by the exons ATGGATCGagttgctggaggaggaggaagacggagTCGGCGAGGCAGCCGTGGATTCGGGAGGTCAGGGCCGAGCGCTCCGGTCGAGGGATGGACCTCGGCCACTGGCAGTGGGATGCCAACACCCGCCCAGGATCGAGACTTCGACGGCGGAGAGCAAGGTAGGCGGGGTGGCCGTGGCTCTGAGAGGCCTACCTCGGTGGAGCCGTCCTCGGGCGGAGCTGCGGCGGGACGGGCCTCGGCCGCCGGGAGGCAAAGCCAACGCGGCGGTACGATGGTGTGGCGGCCTAGGCGTCCCCAATCTCCCGCGCAATCCGGATCTGCGGAGGGTGACGCTGATGCGGCGGTCAGCGCTACCTCGCCGGCGGTGCCGGCCGCGCTGGACAACGAGGACATCCTCGGGGAAATACTtctccgcctcccgccgggcCCGTCATCGgtcccgcgcgccggcgccgtctgCAAGCGCTGGCGCCGCCTCGTCGCTGACCCCGGCTTCCTCCACCGCTTCCGTGAACATCACCGGAAGGCCCCCCTGCTCGGCGTCCTCTCCCACAACAGAGGCAAGATTGGCTTCACTCCCGTGCTGGATCCGCCGGAACGCATCCCCGCCGCTGGCCGCTTCTCCTTGCGGCTTCCAAGGGGCAGCAGGGTCTACGgctgccgccacggccgcgtcctTGTGGTCACCGGCAAGCCATTCAGTTTCCTCGTGTGGGACCCAGTCACTGGCGACCAGTGCCCTGTGCCCTTGCCCTCGGCGTCCGGTGGCAACAAGTATATGATAGATGGGACAGTCATTTGTGCCAGCGGTGACCAGGGCCATGTCCACGGCGCTTGCCACTCTAGCCCCTTCCAGGTGATCTTCCTTGGCCGCTGTGGGGATGAAATTATCGTCTGGGTTTACTCATCGGAGACAGGGACATGGGGAGATGCCATCTCAATAATGTGGCTGAGCCCATTTGACCCGGATGATTTTGCTTGTTGCAATACCCTGGTCGGAAATTCCATCTACTGGCTGTTCAATGAAAGCAGTATGACCATACTTGAGTTTGATTTGGATACGCAACGCCTAGCTACACTAGAGGTACCACCGGAAGTGATTGATCTTGACACTTCTGTCCGTGACGAGTGCCAATTCTTGTTAATGCCGACAGAAGATGGTGAGCTTGGCTTCCTCATTCTAGAAGGTTTCAATGCCCGAATATGGAAGAGGAAGGCCAAGTCCGATGGTGATACTGGATGGGTACTCAGAAATACTATTAAACTGCACCTTCCATTGAAGCGATGGGCACATGGGTATCCTTCAGAGATAATAGGATTTGCTGAAGACTGTAATGTGGTGTTTATAGCAACTGGTGGTGGTGTTGTTTTCATGGTCCATCTTGAGTCTGCGCAGTTTAAGAAACTTCCCCAAAAACTGGGCTACCGCACATGCTATCCATTCACAAGTTTCTGCGCAGCAG GGCTGGCTCTAGTGTGCTCCTCGGTGCCACCGGCCATGAGCGAGGAGGATCTGTTGACTCACATAGAGGTCATCAAGGATCAGGAGTTGAATCTGATGGTTGAGGATCGTTAA